A single window of Chloracidobacterium thermophilum B DNA harbors:
- the gcvH gene encoding glycine cleavage system protein GcvH produces the protein MANYPDDLQYTKDHEWIRITGDTGRVGITFYAQDSLGDVVYVDLPKVGTTVKANEPFGSVESVKAVSELFSPVSGEVIEVNTKLADAPELVNTSPYDEGWMIVIRLSNPGEVDALLSAAEYEDFINEK, from the coding sequence ATGGCGAACTATCCTGACGATTTGCAGTACACCAAAGACCACGAGTGGATTCGGATCACGGGCGACACCGGGCGCGTGGGCATCACGTTCTACGCCCAGGACTCGCTGGGTGATGTCGTGTACGTGGATTTGCCAAAGGTCGGCACGACGGTCAAAGCCAATGAACCCTTTGGCTCGGTTGAGTCGGTCAAGGCCGTCAGCGAGCTGTTTTCCCCGGTTTCCGGCGAAGTCATCGAAGTCAACACCAAACTGGCCGATGCGCCCGAACTGGTCAACACCTCACCCTACGACGAAGGCTGGATGATTGTCATCAGGCTCTCCAACCCCGGCGAAGTGGATGCCCTGCTGAGCGCCGCCGAATACGAAGACTTCATCAACGAAAAATGA